GAGATGGATTTTCCCACCTCTCAGCTGGGAAGCTGAGCAAAGATCACAGCTTGAGAACAAAGGACTAAAGAGATGTGAGATGGGGAATAAAGGGTTAGTTTCTAGAAGTCTGGACTCTCATGTGGGAACTGATTAAAGAGGTCAGAGTGAGGCTTTGTCTGCACTACACAGATAGATCAATGTAAGCTTCCTTGTGTCGGCCTAGCTATGGAAGTGTCTTTACGTAAATGTGATTCCCGCTCATAGAAATGCCTCTCTATGTCGATTTAATAACACGAGCTCCCCGAGCAATGTAGTCATGGTCGACGTAATGAAGTCGACaaaatgtcagtgtagacactgcactgCTTACGTTGACTGTTTCTGGCTTTCAGGACTCATCTCACAATGCCCCCCACTGATAATACAATcgatacaagtgctcctggtgagaacACACGCTTCTGACACAAGGAGCCAGGTGTGCACACACATAAATGATTTAATAAATGCAGTGCCTGTACACCAAcgtaagttaggttgacataattttgtagtgtagacatggcctgagagggagagccagagccagagcatGGGGTTCACGACAGCTTGGCTGCGCACTGGGGTAACCAGAATTGGCTGTGCTTTACCTTTCATTTCTCTATGCTGACCTAAGGACTTTTAGATTCTGTAGCCAGGTGACTAATAAATTGTGTTGAAATGACTGCCGGTATTGCTGTAACTCACTGAGTGCCCTGTGTTCTAAAAGGGACAGTACAAGCCTCCTGCAGGAGTCTGGCTTGGTTGGATTTGCTGAAGGGACCCATGTACAGAGACAGAGCTAGCTGGTGCCGAAGGCCCTGCCTAGGAGGGCATAGGCCTGCCTCTGTGGACTGTCGGTCCTGGGCGCCCGGCATACTAAAGGGGTCACTCCAGGAGACTGGCCTTTTTAATGCTAGGGCACTAAAAGCTCAATAAACGTATGTCAGAACAAGTATGCAGCTGTTTGTAAACTGGAAACACACAAGGCTTTTACCAAGATTTTTGCTGCAGGATTGTCAGGCCGTATCAGTTGAAAGAGTACCTCTATGACCTTCAAACATTTCTGTGTCTAGAAAGAAATGAGACATAGTCTAAGGACTACAGTCAGTTCCAAATCAAaatctaggtcagtggttctccaggtaaaaaaagaaacaaaactgtcACTGAAAAAAAGTTCTGCCTCTATCATTCATCACAgaaattttggaattttttttcccccatcttgcTGATGTCTTTTCTTGTCCACATGCCTTACACTGTGCTCAACTGGCTATTGTAATTTGTGCTAAAGCATCTGATTGTACTTATTGAGTGTCATTGCACAAACCCGTGTGGGGCGTCCCTGAAAAGAagtcttgggggaaaaaaattcaggtGTTGAATCTCTCTTGTATGTGGCGTTGCAGCACTTATAATGGCACCACAGAGCATACTCAGAATGTTAAAACTTATCATCCTCTGTGACAAAGGTACAGCTGGCTCCCAAGCAGAAATGCTCGTGTGGAgaggtctcccatgtttaagaaggatgaattcaaactggaacagagaagggcaactaggatgatccgaggaatggaaaacttgtcttatgaaaggagactcaaggagcttggtttgtttagcctaactaaaagaaggttgaggggagatatgattgctctctataaatatatcagagggattaataccagagagggagaggaattatttaagctcagtaccaatgtggatacaagaacaaatggatataaactggccaccaggaaatttagactagaaattagacgaaggtttctaaccatcagaggagtgaagttttggaatagccttccaagggaagcagtgggggcaaaagatctatctggctttaagattaaacttgataagtttatggaggagatggtatggtgGGATAACacggttttggtaattaaatattcatggtaaataggcccaatggcctgtgatgggatattagatggggtgggatctgacttacccaggaaagaattttctgtagtatctggctgatgaatcttgcccatatgctcagagtttagccgattgccatatttggggtcaggaaggaattttcctccagggcagattggaagaggccctgaaggtttttcgccttcctctgtagcatggggcatgggtcacttgctggaggattctctgctccttgaagtctttaaaccacgatttgaggacttcaatagcacagatataggtgtgaggttttttgcgggagtggtgggtgaaattccgtagcctgcgttgtgcaggaggtcagactagatgatcataatggtcccttctgacctaaatatctatgaaattcTAGTCCTTGGAGAGTTATTTGAATGAAACAGATTATTCAGATGGCATTGAACATACACTGCCCAGTCAAAGTTTGCTCTGGAAACTGTATGGGTGACCCAAAGACAATGCCTTTTAAACAAAGGGGTGAGTACAACGGCATATGTCACGTTGGACTGTTGCCCCAAAGAAGTTTTCCTGACTGAAAAAAGATAATGATGTCTTGGTATAGAACTCGAAGAAGAGACTTGTGCCTAATGGCCAGTACCTCACACGACAAATCTAAGAGCTAAGAAAGTAAGTTGATGCCCAAGAGTGGGAATTTTGCGTGTATATTATGGGAAAAGAACATACCCTTACTCAGGGCTGGTTTGTAGGATCAAACGAAGCTCACACTGATTTATCACCTAGTAACATATCTTACATTAATTATCAGTCTTTCTACTATGAAGAGCAATATTATCTGAAGCAGAATTTTGGGAACACATGTTAATCTCTCTCAGGCAGTGCAATACCTGTGGGACTATTCAGATTCTCATTTGGGTTTTTCTCCTTCAGCAGCTTCAAAGAATCCTGATATTTTTGGGTCGATTTATCCCTCCCAAGGATACTTAAATCATAAGCATCAAGTAAAATGAACCGAAATTTTGGGACTGGGCTAAAATGATAAGCATAGTAATGTTCTTCAGCAGTGTCTCCAGGAgagtcctggcttctggcagcagAGCCAAGGAAGATCTGGTCTTCTAAAGACTTACTGTTAAGTTCAGATTTTGTTAAATAGTCTCTAGTAAAGTTGTACAATTCATGATTTCCCCATGTGTGATGGATTGGGGCTCTAAGCTTTTTAAACTTGTTCATAACTCTTCTCAGAGCACTTTCTGATGTTTTATGCTGGGCATTAAAACCATCAATAATATCCCCAAGCTGCAGTACAAATTCAAGTTGACTGTCTTCCTTATTCCACTCATCAACTGCGCTCTGGAGAAGGTGAAGGCTGTGTCTGTAGTATCTCCTCCGGGACCTCCAGAAGTTATAACCATCCTCTAGATCAGCATACTGAATATCTGCTATGACTCCAAAGGAAAAGCACATCTCAGAGTTGCCGGTCAAGGCTCCAGATCCCCAGGTAGGAGTTGCATCCATAACTGTCAACCAGGCTCCCAAAATCTAATGCAGGAAGAAAGACTCAGTTCAAAAAAAGCTGGGtgctttaaaagaaataaaatcagcTCCAACACCCAGAAGAAACAGAGACATCTCTCCAGATTCATTTTTTATGCAGCTAGAGACCTGCAGAACTCTTTGGCATGAGTTGTCACTTCAGAAAAAAGCAGAAGCACTAGGAGCCTGCCACTCTTGAAAaaggcagagggggcaggggattgCATGTTTGTACAGTAATAGTCATGTAATATTCCTTCAGTATGTGACATTTCCAGATTAAAAACTAGTTAAACTAGAGTTCAAGTTGGGAATATGTATCAGTAATTTAAGGGTAAAAACATTGTAcggatgttgtaattatccccaaaaTAAGCACTACCAACCCCAGAAATTCAGACTTAAGgttgagtttaaaaaataaaccctaCTTATTAAGAATGTGGTCCCAGATTAGCTTGAACTGATTTTAAAAGACAATTAGCTCTCATGGTAGAGGAGAAAAGCTTGAAGCTGGGAATCCCAATGGcttaaaaaccagaaggcaaaaagAATCcaacttttatatttaaaactctcatgatttttaagccaatttcatgattttctgAGGGCCGATTCATCATTTTTGAACACACAAGGTTCCCAGTACTGTGCTCAGAACTTCTACAaaccagggctccagcagttGAAGCTGGGCACCCAGAAAGGTGCATCATGCAGCCAGAGGCCAGCCGTGGAGGGTTTAGTTTGATTGGTTAAGCGGGGTTCTAGCAGAGGCAGGGATGAAGCCCAGTTCTCCAGGACCCCAGGTCAGTTGTGGAAACACAGTTCCAGCCTCGTTTGCCACAGGTTGTGCCTTGGCTCGGTGCCAGGCAttgcatggggcaggggcagcctcTGGGAA
This genomic interval from Caretta caretta isolate rCarCar2 chromosome 14, rCarCar1.hap1, whole genome shotgun sequence contains the following:
- the ADPRM gene encoding manganese-dependent ADP-ribose/CDP-alcohol diphosphatase, whose protein sequence is MDATPTWGSGALTGNSEMCFSFGVIADIQYADLEDGYNFWRSRRRYYRHSLHLLQSAVDEWNKEDSQLEFVLQLGDIIDGFNAQHKTSESALRRVMNKFKKLRAPIHHTWGNHELYNFTRDYLTKSELNSKSLEDQIFLGSAARSQDSPGDTAEEHYYAYHFSPVPKFRFILLDAYDLSILGRDKSTQKYQDSLKLLKEKNPNENLNSPTGLAEPQFVEFNGGFSQAQLDWFNEVLTFSDTNQEKVVVVGHIPIHPGSTGSVCLAWNYKDALSVIHSHQCVVCFLAGHLHDGGYYLDSHGVHHLTLEGIVETPPQSQAFGTIYVYDDKLVLKGRGRIPDKVMYYTKH